GTGAATCTGCTGTGAAAAAGCCCACGCTACCTCACAGGTGAGTGGAATGAAACCCTGGGCTTCCTACTCCATCAGTGAGAAGGGGAACTCAGCAACGACTTAAAAGCTCTCTCTGTTTCCAGAAATGATGGCAACTGCTGTGGAAAAAAAGAACAGGCTTTTGCATGTAATTAAACATGATTAAAACTCCCGTCTTTATGTAATTTCAGCTTTATACAATTTCAGTTGCATTGCTTTAAATTTCAGGACTTTCAATTTCAGAGCTGCCTAATGACAGCCCATTAGCCCTTAGCTCTGAAAGAAGCCCCATCTAACAATAAGAAAGAATGGATAGCATTAAAGCCAAATCGGCTTGGTTAACCCCAGGTTCTGCTTTTGATAAATCCATAAATGAATATGGTCCAGAATCACAAAAGCAAATTTTtctaagaacaaaatgaaaaatctcaCTCATCAAACATCAAGTCTAATAGATCACACAATTGTCAGATGGCTCTAAAATTTAacacacaaataattaaaaacattttcttattgCGACTGAATTCCTTATTTGATTATAAGGATCCccctttttttccctaagaaatttctatatattttaaagtttaaaattgcTGTCATAGTATATGTGTACATGGGTATTTTGCTGAGAATAAAACTgtctcaacagaaaaaaaaaaaaaaaaactcattttttttctggtaaaTATACTTAACTACTTTTCCtgtgaaaaatgtctgttcactcttaatgttttatttgtaTACTGTTGAATTATTAGGAAGTGTGCAAATTTTCCAGTCTATTACACTCAGCTTTCCAAAACAAACAGATAGATATTCACGTTATAGCAGTTGGAAATTCCCTATGTTATAAGGGAGTTTTAAAACCAACTTTTATGAATGATGTGAAATTGAGTACCATATTCTGGATTTGTGTGTATCAAATGCTCCTGTTGtagttacttgtttatttttgcaactcttaaagagatggctaaagagaaagacaactactttaaaaaataaaataaaatttaaaaaaagaggttTCCTCAAGCAGAGTGGAGTAGAAGCCAGCAAGTTATGATGTGGGTATAGTATTAAAAATACAGGCTTCTATACTcaaaccctcagttcagttcagttcagtcgctcagtcatgtccaactctttgcgtctACCGATAAGAGAGTTGAGCTCTTGTAAAGTTACACAACTTTTCTGAGGCTTAGTTTTCTCATGTGCAAAAAGGAGGTATTAACTTCACAGGGTAACTGTGAATATGTAATGAGACAATATACTTAACCTTGCATTCTATTCATTGCCTAGCTCCTAACCTAGTGGAGTTCCTTCTCTAGAGCAAAAGCATTTTAGGGGCAAGTTCACTTCcagttccttttctcttcctctccttgtTAAAGATCAACTGGAAGGAGGTCAAAAATGTTGCCTAGCAATTAAAAGTGGACTCCTAGGTTATGTTCAGAGGGCAGCCTCACCTACTGAGAGAGTTTTAAGCTCTGCATATGCTTGGTAGTCCGGTAGAATTCAACTAAACCTTTCCTAGTTGGCTGATGTTGAGTCAGGAAATGTAAACgttctctcatttaattctcgACAGTTTGGGTGAAGCAGGTGTTGAACATATTTGGGAGGTAACATGTGACAGAATGTTGCAGACACTTTAGTACCATGGTGTATTGGTGATGTGGTTTGGGGCATTAGCTCTCTGAGTCACAATGTTGCAATTATCATCTATAGATAATGAGGAAAATGGTACCCATAAAATATTGCTCTGAGGACTTCAGATCCTAGCTCAGGGCCTCATCTGTGAATGCTGGGTTTCTGCTCCtgctgtctttattttcttgtccTGTTTCTTATCATGGTTTTAAAATACTGTGGAAAATCATGTTAATAACATTGTTTAACATTATTTTACTTAGTAATGATGTAGCTTTTAACATTTgactgaattttgaatttttaaaacatgttgtCCATATAGCAACTTAGAAGGTGTAAAACACTATATTTAAAGTGTcacgtgggacttccctggtggctcagatggtaaaggatctgctggCAACccaagaaacccaggttcaacctctgggtggggaagaccttctaaagaagggaatggctcaccactccaatattcctgcctggagaattccatggacagaggaacctgggactacagtccatggggtcgcaaagagccagacacgactgagtgaccaacacttaacttatgggacttccctggtggtccagtggttaagatgccataCTTCCATGTCAGGGGctgcagggtcaatccctggtcagggaactaagatcctgcacaccTTGCTGCACAGCCACACCTGTCCCccactaaaaaaaaatgtgtcataGAAACACTTTCCACTCTAAAATGATGCATTGTTTCTTGAATTCTGCTCtttgtgaatgaaaaaaaaaaaagccaagttaTACAGTCTCTGTAATGGATATGGAACTTTTATTTCATTACTCTAAGAAAGGCAAAAGGGGATCTTATAAACTACATATCATCATCAAACTAAAATACAGAAAGATTTAAAAGTTTCAACCAGGCCCCAAGGTCATGGAAGAACCAGGCCATGTAGCACTTTTCATTGTCATCAGGGTGCTCTCAAGAAAACACTATGCAGTTGGAGTGTATTTGGCATAGTATAGGAAAGAGCAAAGGGTTTTGCAAGCAAAGAGTTTTGCAAGCAAAACACCTAAGCACTGTCATACTGCTGCTgatactgttgctaagtcacttcagtcgtgtccaactctgtgcaaccccatagacggcagcccaccaggctcccccgtccctgggattctccaggcaagaacactggagtgggttaccatttccttctccagtgcatggaagtgaaaagtgaaagtgaatgcgctcagtcatgtctgactcttagcgacctcatggactgcaacctaccaggctcctccatccatgggattttccaggcaaagtattggagtgggttgccattgccttccccaactGCCATACTAATCCAAGATAAAAATTTATGTGGAAGTTTACAGTTTTAAAGTCTTCTTCATATTAGAAAAAGGAGGGGAATAATTTAGGTTTTCCAAATTCCTTCTGGCTTGCTGTAAGTTTGAAGGAAAGAATGACTATAAAAGCTCAGCAGGGTGGCAACAGTTTCCCTTGGTCCAAAGTGGAAATAAGCACATtctgaaaattaatttatatgaTTAATTTGAAATACCTGAGGCCAATACTTTGCAAATATTTCAGATAAAAAATGTGCTGAGCTATAATAGTTTAAATTGTACTACTGTTGCCCTACCAGTTtcacagaaaaattaataaaacattaataaaacacaAGTTATCCTGTAGAATTTAAAAGTAATTGAAAATGACAAATGTTTTGTCCTATTTTCTCATAATTTGAAGATATGAAAACCCCACAAAGACACAGTATAAAAGACTGCTGACAGTGTTATGATCATCTTTAATAAGGAAAGAGTTTGCAATGAATGGCTAAAATCCATACACCACCTCTCCACTAAAGCTTCCATTTAAGACAAGCAGATCTTTAGTctgaagaaaacaatttcattacATTTGTCTTCCCatttaaaaatcatgtatttaTAGACATTCCATCTATAGTGGAATTAAGCACAACTAATTTTATTACATAGAACAATACTGTACATACGTGAGTTGGTAAACATATATCATACCTCAAATTCTGCCCCCATAGAAATCTATCAGCATATTACAAAAATATGCCAATTTTTCCATGCTAACATTCCATAGTGTTCTTTGGACAAATATTTATAGCCACATTGATcttatattttaaagtctatttgtgATTACagtagctcatttatttttgtgtatgaagtTTCCAAACTTCTGCATAAATCCTCGAAACTTATTTTCATTTGGCTGAAATGAGTGGTAAACACCAGTGTTATAATTAAGCATTGGGCTGGACCTGCCATAACTATTGCCCATAGTTGAGGATTTCACTTCTGGGCGGTGTGTACTGCTATTTGGCATGTTGCTTGTTGGCTGAATAGAGCTTTCAATCTTACAAAATGGCTCAAAACGACTGTAAACACGCCGCTCAATTGAATGAGTTCTCAGAAGCTCATCATTGGGCTTTGCTCTTGGAGAAGAAGTTGGTTTTCTTTCAGGAGCAACAACTGCTTTAATCTCCTTTGAATCTTGGTACTGGATCTGCTCAGTGTTGAATCTGGGGGCAGAGGCATCTCCTGCTCTTTCTGAGAACTTGCTTTCAGCTGGACCTGAAGAAGCTATGGTTTTGTTACTTTCATCGGATGGAGAATGTATCCTCTTGGGTGAATGTACTGCTACATCTTCCTTACTCTTGTGGATGCTGCCTGGAGAGTTGGATGAAGAGGAATGCTTTCTCCTAGGTGATGAATCATTTTTgggttctgattttttttgtttttgattctcTTCAGCCTCAGAAATTAAGGTGTCAGAACTACTACACATTCTGTAAAAGGCAGGTGCTTTGTTTTTGGATAGATTGTCTTTCTTTTCTGGGGCAAGGCTAAGTAATGACCTTAACTTCTGAGATCCCTTTTTCAAAAAACTGGGGGAACCCTTCACTTCTTTCTTGGAAGTGACTTCTTTGTTGGGCTCCTCTTTATTCACATCAAGCAATGCAGCCATGGAAATTGATTTGTTACCAGTGCCACTTGGAGGATCTCCCTTGGGaacctcctcttccccctcctcctcctcttccacacCATGGGTCATACTGTGCATGCTTTTAGAACTTTTTAACAAATCCTCTTTCAGTTTTTCTGGTTGTCTCACTGGATTCCTGGTAAGTGTGCTATACACATAATGCTTACTGTTTCCATGATCCATATTGGCTTTTGAATGGTCAAAGAATGGGAAACTGCGCCTTTTAAGCAGATTCTCATTTTGCTGATTCTTTGGGTTTTCTGTCTGCTTGTTTGCACACAAGGTTGTATACAAATAGTTGTTTGACTCCGTAGGGCCATTTGTAGTTGGGTTTAAAGCTGGTGGGTGGCTTTCAGGAACCTGTAAGGTGTGCATTTTTGGTGCCTCTGGATGCAGTGAGGACTTGGGTGTTGCCTCCTCTGGGGGTTTGTCTGTCATAAGCTGTGCGCCTGTTGGGGTGTCTGGGATCTTTTTAGGTGTGTCGCTTCCCTGGGAACCAACGACAGTTGAATTTGAGGAATCAGTTGTACAACTGTTGGCTTCCTGCTGCTCAGGTAAAGTGGGTTTAAACACGAGAGAAGAACGAAGCCGAGAGTGAGTGTACAGGGCGCTGGCTTTCAAATTCTCATGTCCCTCATAGCCCTCAAACCTGTCGGCGGGAGCAGATCCGTTAGAATCAGGGGCAGCTTCTGAATGGTCATTTAAGTAGGACTCAATCCTCCAGTTTCGCAAAAATGACTTTGTGGTATGTTCAAGGGTTGGCATGCGTTGTTGCAAGAAGCGAATATGATTATCTGTCCCGTTAAAAGACCTCCGCACGTTGGAATTCCTTTCTGGAAGATTGGTCGTCTTCCTCTGGGCAAGGCGGTCAGCAAAACTCTGGGCAGGTGTGTGCTGGCGGCCTCCGTAGCCGCCCCGGGATGACGACGTGACGCTGAGACTGTCTGAAGGCTTTTTCCAGTTCCCAGGAGCATTAACATTTCGATTCAGAGCCCTGTTGAGCAGCAAGTATGGCGTCGTTTCTGGCTGTTCCCCGGCATAACTGTGCCTCTTCCAATTTTCATTTAACTGACTGTGCTGATGCTGACGGATTGGACCATTAAAGTTTGGAACAAAGTGAGGTTTGTATGTGTGATTTCTTATGTTGTATTTGTCATGTTCATTGCGAGTATATATCCCTCTGTTTTTGAAGTAGCTAGAATCTAGTTTGTGAATGCTGTCTTGTCTGCCAAAAAGGTTTCTTTGGCTGGAAACAGACGCTAAGGAAGACACGGAGCGCTGGTAAGTGCCATTCTCCCAGAGGGCTTTGCCGCGGTTCACCCTGACTGACTCTTCCGGGGCAAAAGAGCTGGGGACACAGGACCTGGCGTAGAGAGTTCTAAACTCCTCGTCGAAAGACTCGACAAGTTGTCCTGTGATGACCTGAACCATGCTGAGATGCGCTTTTTCAAATGACCACATGtagctggaggaaaaaaaaaaatcaaaattggcAAATGTTAACTGTGCTGACAATACTTAGCCCTACTAACATGTGTCATTTAATGTTGACAaagagtatttttgttttctttaattaccATAATTTAGAGCTCCAGTTGTTATATCTTTGCAATATGTCTCCTCACTCctgtattcatattttaaataacaaagcAACTCAAGTCCTGGCTTTGAATCCATCCATCATTTTGAGAAGTACAAGGAAAGCTGAGTGTACATTTTGCATCTCTGCctactaaggttttttttttttcctactaaggTTTTATGGAGCAAAATATGGCATTCTACTTTATATGCAGCATCCTGGTCAGGTGCAGGCAACCTGGTATTGGAGGAAAAGTTGAGAAAACTGGCCTCTTCCAAGCCAACTGTTCCACATGAACTTGGACATTAGTTTCTTCCTAGCCAGAATGAGAATAAGGACAGTATAATCATTACAATTCCTTATGGTCATAACATGTCAGGATGCAGGACAGTCTGTGCTAATGCACGtatttcatctctgtgtcttaAGAGTACATGGAGTTTAGGGTGCTAGAAGTTGGAAACAGACATAGGATTTGTGGCAGCAGCCTCAGCCACTAAAGGCATCCTTCAATTCACTCAGTGTCCACAGTAAATTCAGTACGCACAAACCAAGCCAGTTAGAATGCCAATTAAGATCTCTGCTTGTAGAATACAATTGCTTTTATGTACAAAAATGCCTTTATTGTACTTTGTGGAATTTCTAAATCTCCTTCTCAGAGTTTAGATGAGACAATTGTCTTGAagtttcatatataattttaaatcttattttagaaaatcttgatAATGTAACATACAGAGACACTGGGCTGAAAAAGCCATTGTAATATGCTGTGCCTCAAAAAAATGGACATGATATAATGGAGGGGTAATATGAAAGGAGCATACTGTTTATACAGGGAAGACAGTAACAAAGGCAGatggaaatattaaaagaatgtacagaacaataaaatatataaaatataagcaGCAGTGTGCGACTTAAAAATCTAATTCTAATATGTTCAGTTTTTTCTAGCGTGCTCACTAAATGCATGGTATGAGCAGAGTACGTCAAGATACATTTTATGTACAGATGTGTGGCAACCAGGATGACTTACAAGAAATGGTACAAAAGTGAATTGTTACAGGAATTTTCAATCCAACTGTAGATATGAATATAAAATTTGCTAAAAACAGCAAGCAAAGACATGAATGATCGGCTTTAAAATAGGAGGATATCCCCAGAGACAGTAAGAGTTTGGCAGTATTTTGACAGAAATTAGAAGCCAGGAAGTTCAGATTTGAAAAGTGGGAAAACCATTTTGGGGAAAGAAGAAACATGGACAAAGAAAGGGAACAAGAATGGTCATGTTTTGGTTGAACACAGAAAGCAAATTATACTTAGTTGAAGTAAAAAGCTATAGAACAGACTGATGTGGTCTTCTTTGACAGTCCAATGGTTATGATTTCAGCTTCCCAATTCaaggggtgagggtttgatccctggtcagggaagtaagattccacatacctcgtggccaaaaaaccaaaacaaaaaacagaagcaatatggtaaCAAACTCAACAAAGACTCTAAAAATGGTCCAcagcaaaataaaatctttaaactaGTGGAGGAAATCTTGAAAGCAAAGCAAAGAGAtcacaagattaaaaaaagaaaacttacaaaATTCTCTCTCAGTCAAACCTGTGGACAATATTAAGTATCTTCCAGGTTTCACTATGACAATTTCAAATGAGGGTATCCAATTCAAGATTTGATTTACATAGTCAATGTACAATACACATTACAATATACACTGTATACATACAATACACAATGTACAATATACATTGTCAAGAAAAGCTTGTGTGTTTTTATGTCCTCATTGTTGCTATCATGATGCAGCCAGACTGCTGTGTCTTCCTGATAACCTTGTCCTGACAATGTGTGAGCTGTCACACAGTGTGTGACACGGGACTACAGACGCCAGACCTCTCTAGAAATGCTGGGAGCCTAGCATATAaggacattttatgcaaagaaatatgaattaaagtatgtataaagtagataactaatgagaactgactgtggagcacagggaactctactcagtactctgtggtgacctcaatgggaaggaaatctgagAAAGAGGGGATACATGTCTACGTAtggctgatttattttgctgtacagtagaaactaatgcaacactgtaaagcaactatactccagtaaaaacaGCAACATCAAGAAGGAGGATTCTGAATTTGCCTACAAGGAAAACAATGGCAATGCCAGAACAGTGACTTACAAGCTGTTTTTACCCCAAAAGGTGTACATTTTTAACCAGTTGCCACAAAAACCAGTTCATAACTGTTCCACCAGATCCTGTCCTCATATTTGCTGATGACAAGAAAAATCCATAATGATtagtcagaaaaaaaatccaaaatggcAAGGGCTAcaagcatcattttttaaaagaagtctaTTTGAGATTAACATGAAATAATAGAGAGAAAAGTTGTTAGATAATAGTTTTGATGAATTTTAATAATCTGTGGTCCTACAAGTCCATATTCACTTCCACAAATAGTAACTTAAGTTTTGCCTCTGTCTTATGATGTAGATGAGAAGATAAAGAGTTTCTGTAGCTATTTGTTTGTTCTTCCCAACACCAGTTTTAAAGTAGCTTAGTTATAGTCATCTCAAAAGATATCACCTACTAATAGTAAGACAAAGCTGACATGAAGTTATTGCTGAAGATAATCTTCAAACTcaagttaataataaaaatagaaagcacTTATTAGGATGAGATTAACTAGTAATACCATTCTATAAGTCAAGTGAActctcattttaattaaaaattttaattaaaacccCTCTAAAACCAAGTGGGTCTGAacaaatacatatacaaataatGAGTCTTTGCAATAATTCATTAACTTCAAGTACTGCTCTTAACACAGTTTCCTTTAAAACTGCAAAGAGGATTTTCACTACAGGATCCCTGAGCAAATATTAACAGTTAAAACATGCCTAGAATAATAGCTGACTTTGGGGGTTTTGGatgcattaattcatttaattctcatgacaCGAGGTAGGTTCTATGATAATGCTccttttacagaggaagaaactaacACGCAACCAAAGTAACTTGCCCATGGCTATTCCCTTCAATGCGCTGCCTCCTCCTTCTGGACTTTTAAGTTCTTAAGACAAGAGGCAAacttttccctttccttattCTATTGACATCCACAGCTCTCCTGAACTTTTCCCACAGCCTTTAGTGGTGAATCTACTGTGCTCTGGTGACCTAGGAGTTCAGGTGTTTGTTGGCATTTTTATCTGCCTATTGTTATGGCCTTACTGTGTGACCCATTCAAGATCTATGTCTGAAATTCATAAGGGAGTTTTAAGGCAGCACTTTACTCTAGAGCCAGCTGGACCTGGACTTGGTTGCCAGACCTGAACTGCCTTTTGGTCCTTAGCTCTGATGTTTTTAGACAAGCCACTGAACCTTCtagaacttcagtttcctcatttataaaatggagataaaaacaaGTGCCTTGCAGATACGTTGTAAGGACTGCGAATGAAACACAAGGGCCAAGTTAGAACAGAAGTGGATCTATTCCTCCAGTGGTAATATAGAAGGATGCCAAGGAGCAGACCTGGGGCTGGAAAATCCACCCACCATAGCATTTAAACAGTCAGACTCTTCAGTGATTTTTCAGTAACGCTCTGATTACAGCATAATAATCATCAGGGTCTCCATATACTAAAATAAGAGCAATCCATTAAGCAGGTTCTTCCAGGTGATACAGTTTCTATTTATATGAACAATTATTATGCTTCATACTGTTTTCATAAGGAACAAAAACACCTTAAGCATTATAAAGCTTTAGGGAACCTGAGATATTATTCAATTCCTTCATTTCGGAGAGGAAGAATTTAAAGCCCAAGTAAGTTATGTGACTTGCTGATGACTTAATATTCTTTCAGCCAGAACTGAAACGCAAGTCTCTCCAAGTTTTCCACGTGAAGattcttcttttacttttaagAAATAACTAAGCAGATTACATTAAAGCTTGAAActcataaattttataaatgattGATAATACTGGAGTGTAAATACAATGACCTTACCTGTAGGAACCAAACATAACTTTCTGGCAGTCAACCAGCAAAAATTTCTGTTCcatttttccatgaaattttGCCCCTGTTTTGGAAAGATAATCTTGACCTTTTACTGTCCGCACTCGAATATTCTAGAATTGAATGTAAAAATAAAGTAACTATTATGGTTAGAGTGGggatattttgaaaagtaaaatatattaatataaaaactttttaatcaTAAAAGTACACAGGTAATTTCTTTAAacatataacaacaacaataaagatagggaaaagtacattttaaaacaaaacctgaaaagaaagCACTCAAATAAAATAGTCACTTAAATAATGCATTTTAATATAACTTAAATCATTTATACATGACGGTTTTATAAATCTCTTAGGGTCCTACTGCAAGAGCTCCTTTCAGGTTATGACAACAGAACAAGATGAAAATTCAGCTTCATATTGATGACTCAGACATCACTGAAATGACTGTGACAAGACACATCTGCTGAATGAAAGAATCACTCAAGTCAGTTGTTTCATGGTTGCCCACGTGAAACTGAAACATTAATTATGACTGACAGCAAAGTTAGCTCAGGAGCTTCAGTGCCCCACCATTAAGAAAACCATCCTATAAAACCATCATGAAGATGATGAAGTCGTAATCTGAAAAGGACAAGGGGACCCTTCTGTGGTCCCCACCTTAAATATACGGTGTACATCTGGAGGGACATAGCTCACTGTGCCGTTCATTTGACTGAGATAGAGCACCTGAAGAAAAGAAAGTACAGAATTCTTACTCTGAGACGCTGAACTTGACAGCCCTGTTTCTCGGTCATACTCAGGAAATGACTAAACTTGGACTCATCAAGCAGAATGTACACAGATATTCCTCGAGTTGATGCCTCCACGATTTCTTTG
This genomic interval from Bos taurus isolate L1 Dominette 01449 registration number 42190680 breed Hereford chromosome 23, ARS-UCD2.0, whole genome shotgun sequence contains the following:
- the FAM83B gene encoding protein FAM83B; translated protein: MESSSMLSSLNDECKSDNYIEPHYKEWYRVAVDTLIEHGLDAYKEFLAKERVSDFLAEEEINYILNNVQKVAQSTSHGPDNSCDDASSSGTYWPVESDVEAPNLDLGWPYVMPGLLGGTHIELLFHPPRAQLLTIKETVRKMIKEARKVIALAMDIFTDVDIFKEIVEASTRGISVYILLDESKFSHFLSMTEKQGCQVQRLRNIRVRTVKGQDYLSKTGAKFHGKMEQKFLLVDCQKVMFGSYSYMWSFEKAHLSMVQVITGQLVESFDEEFRTLYARSCVPSSFAPEESVRVNRGKALWENGTYQRSVSSLASVSSQRNLFGRQDSIHKLDSSYFKNRGIYTRNEHDKYNIRNHTYKPHFVPNFNGPIRQHQHSQLNENWKRHSYAGEQPETTPYLLLNRALNRNVNAPGNWKKPSDSLSVTSSSRGGYGGRQHTPAQSFADRLAQRKTTNLPERNSNVRRSFNGTDNHIRFLQQRMPTLEHTTKSFLRNWRIESYLNDHSEAAPDSNGSAPADRFEGYEGHENLKASALYTHSRLRSSLVFKPTLPEQQEANSCTTDSSNSTVVGSQGSDTPKKIPDTPTGAQLMTDKPPEEATPKSSLHPEAPKMHTLQVPESHPPALNPTTNGPTESNNYLYTTLCANKQTENPKNQQNENLLKRRSFPFFDHSKANMDHGNSKHYVYSTLTRNPVRQPEKLKEDLLKSSKSMHSMTHGVEEEEEGEEEVPKGDPPSGTGNKSISMAALLDVNKEEPNKEVTSKKEVKGSPSFLKKGSQKLRSLLSLAPEKKDNLSKNKAPAFYRMCSSSDTLISEAEENQKQKKSEPKNDSSPRRKHSSSSNSPGSIHKSKEDVAVHSPKRIHSPSDESNKTIASSGPAESKFSERAGDASAPRFNTEQIQYQDSKEIKAVVAPERKPTSSPRAKPNDELLRTHSIERRVYSRFEPFCKIESSIQPTSNMPNSSTHRPEVKSSTMGNSYGRSSPMLNYNTGVYHSFQPNENKFRGFMQKFGNFIHKNK